One Thermicanus aegyptius DSM 12793 DNA segment encodes these proteins:
- a CDS encoding GntR family transcriptional regulator, whose translation MKIDKESPLPIYYQLKEFLKESIEKGEWLPGQLIPSERELSERFGISRMTVRQAVTDLVRDGYLKRQRGKGTFVAEKKIERSLGLVTGFTEEMLLRGHVPGTEVKGFAVLPADPEMAQLLQIEEGASIYEIKRLRLADGIPMAFETNYIPVERLPGLTKEKMERSLFEYVENELSLTISHGRRNIEASIARKGESHILGIPEGSPVLLIRGITYFSDGKPMEIVKSIYRGDRYTFTVDLRRGST comes from the coding sequence TTGAAGATCGATAAAGAATCACCCCTTCCGATCTATTATCAGTTAAAGGAGTTCCTGAAGGAGAGCATTGAGAAGGGGGAGTGGCTTCCCGGCCAATTGATCCCCTCGGAACGGGAGCTATCGGAAAGGTTTGGAATCAGCCGCATGACGGTTAGGCAAGCGGTAACGGATCTGGTGCGGGATGGGTACTTAAAACGTCAGCGGGGGAAGGGGACCTTCGTGGCGGAGAAGAAGATCGAACGGAGCCTTGGCTTAGTGACAGGGTTTACCGAGGAAATGCTGCTGCGCGGCCATGTCCCTGGCACGGAAGTGAAAGGATTTGCAGTTCTCCCTGCCGATCCTGAAATGGCCCAATTATTACAGATTGAAGAGGGAGCTTCCATTTATGAAATAAAGCGGTTGCGATTGGCCGACGGAATCCCGATGGCCTTCGAAACCAATTACATCCCGGTGGAACGGCTTCCTGGCCTGACCAAGGAGAAGATGGAACGTTCTCTTTTTGAATATGTAGAGAATGAACTTTCCCTTACGATCTCCCATGGACGGAGAAATATCGAAGCCTCCATCGCCCGTAAAGGCGAAAGTCACATTCTGGGAATTCCTGAAGGATCACCGGTTCTCCTCATTCGTGGAATCACCTACTTTTCCGATGGAAAGCCTATGGAAATCGTAAAATCGATCTACCGGGGAGACCGGTATACATTTACCGTAGATTTAAGAAGAGGATCGACTTGA
- the nagE gene encoding N-acetylglucosamine-specific PTS transporter subunit IIBC, with the protein MLGFLQRIGKALMLPIAILPVAGLLLRFGQPDLLNIPFISAAGSAVFDNLPLIFAIGVAVGMSKDNNGAAGLAGAIAYLILTKGAGAINETINMSVLGGILSGVIAGLMYNRFKDTKLPDWLAFFGGRRFVPIVTGLLMIVLAFIFGFIWPPIQAGINAVGEWLTTAGAIGVGIYGLLNRLLIPLGLHHVINSLVWFVFGEYNGATGDLHRFFAGDPSAGIFMAGFFPVMMFGLPAAALAMWAAAKKEKRRQVAGLLFSVAFTAFLTGITEPIEFAFMFLSPVLYLVHAVLTGFSLMIAYWLGIHHGFTFSAGAIDFFLNMGIAQKPWLLFGVGIIYGVVYFVVFYFLIRALDLKTPGRTDEEGEGIAVEGEGKYAALADGYLAALGGSGNIVSLDNCITRLRLTVKDPAKVNEEELKRLGSKGIIKMGEKEMQVVVGTDVEFVANEMKQKL; encoded by the coding sequence ATGTTAGGTTTTCTGCAAAGGATCGGGAAAGCCTTGATGCTTCCCATCGCCATCCTGCCTGTGGCGGGATTATTGCTCCGCTTCGGTCAGCCCGATTTGCTCAACATTCCCTTTATTTCGGCAGCCGGGTCCGCCGTCTTTGACAACCTCCCCCTTATCTTCGCCATCGGTGTGGCGGTAGGGATGTCGAAGGACAATAACGGTGCGGCGGGACTGGCCGGGGCCATCGCCTATTTGATCCTGACGAAAGGGGCCGGAGCCATTAATGAAACGATCAACATGTCGGTGTTGGGCGGAATCTTGTCGGGCGTCATTGCAGGCCTTATGTACAATCGTTTTAAAGATACCAAACTGCCCGACTGGTTGGCTTTCTTCGGCGGCCGGAGATTTGTCCCCATCGTGACGGGACTTCTCATGATCGTTTTGGCCTTTATCTTCGGGTTCATCTGGCCTCCCATCCAGGCGGGGATTAACGCCGTCGGTGAATGGCTTACCACCGCCGGCGCCATCGGAGTGGGAATTTACGGCCTCCTTAACCGCCTCCTCATCCCCCTGGGACTTCATCATGTGATTAACAGCCTGGTCTGGTTCGTCTTCGGGGAATATAACGGGGCGACGGGGGATCTTCACCGGTTCTTCGCCGGGGATCCTTCGGCGGGAATTTTCATGGCCGGCTTCTTCCCGGTCATGATGTTCGGACTTCCTGCGGCCGCTTTGGCCATGTGGGCGGCTGCGAAGAAGGAGAAGAGGAGACAGGTGGCGGGTCTTTTATTCAGCGTCGCCTTTACCGCCTTCCTCACCGGAATTACGGAACCGATCGAGTTCGCCTTTATGTTCCTCTCCCCGGTGCTTTATTTGGTCCATGCCGTATTAACCGGATTCTCCCTGATGATCGCGTACTGGTTAGGGATCCATCACGGATTTACGTTCTCAGCCGGGGCGATTGATTTCTTCCTTAACATGGGAATCGCCCAAAAGCCTTGGCTCCTTTTCGGAGTGGGGATTATCTATGGAGTGGTCTATTTTGTGGTCTTCTACTTCCTCATCCGTGCATTGGATCTTAAGACACCGGGCAGGACCGATGAGGAAGGTGAGGGAATCGCCGTTGAAGGGGAAGGGAAGTATGCCGCCCTGGCCGATGGGTATTTGGCTGCCCTCGGCGGAAGCGGCAATATCGTCTCCCTGGATAATTGCATCACCCGTCTCCGCCTCACGGTGAAAGATCCGGCAAAAGTAAATGAGGAAGAATTGAAACGTCTCGGTTCAAAGGGAATCATCAAGATGGGCGAGAAGGAGATGCAGGTCGTGGTGGGTACGGATGTGGAGTTTGTCGCCAATGAGATGAAGCAGAAGCTATAA
- the mnmA gene encoding tRNA 2-thiouridine(34) synthase MnmA translates to MDRKVSRKIRVVVGMSGGVDSSVAAYLLKEAGYEVIGLFMKNWDETDEWGRCTADEDFADVRRVATQIGIPYYSVNFEKEYKERVFSYFLEEYRRGRTPNPDVMCNPEIKFGEFMRKALELGADYVAMGHYAKVRERDGLFQLLRGVDERKDQSYFLHRLNQFQLSKALFPLGERTKKEVRAIAERVGLATAKKKDSTGICFIGERDFKEFLSRYLPAQPGEIRNVEDGKVLARHDGLMYYTYGQRSGLGIGGIGTGEPWFVAEKDLKKNILYVAQGENHPALYATSLTAEEVNWVAGSPPARRFQCTAKFRYRQPDQEVEVRVEEAGRVHLRFLQPQKAITPGQAVVFYDGEVCLGGGLIDTVERPYFRERPLFQTVEKLPI, encoded by the coding sequence ATGGATAGAAAAGTTTCCCGCAAGATCCGAGTCGTGGTGGGAATGTCCGGAGGGGTGGACTCCTCCGTAGCGGCTTACCTTTTAAAGGAAGCCGGTTATGAGGTGATTGGCCTTTTCATGAAAAACTGGGATGAGACGGATGAATGGGGGCGCTGCACAGCGGATGAGGACTTTGCCGATGTGCGTCGGGTAGCGACCCAGATCGGCATTCCCTATTACTCCGTCAACTTCGAGAAGGAATACAAGGAGAGGGTATTCTCCTATTTTCTTGAAGAATATCGCAGGGGGCGGACGCCGAATCCGGATGTGATGTGTAATCCGGAGATTAAATTTGGCGAATTTATGCGGAAAGCTTTAGAGCTGGGCGCCGATTATGTAGCCATGGGCCATTATGCGAAGGTGAGGGAGAGGGATGGGCTTTTTCAACTCCTTCGGGGAGTGGATGAGCGGAAGGACCAATCCTATTTCCTGCACCGTTTAAATCAGTTCCAGCTGTCGAAGGCCCTCTTTCCCTTGGGGGAACGGACGAAGAAAGAGGTACGGGCCATCGCGGAAAGGGTTGGACTCGCGACGGCGAAGAAGAAAGACAGCACCGGAATCTGCTTTATCGGGGAGAGGGATTTTAAGGAATTTTTGAGCCGATATCTTCCTGCCCAACCTGGAGAGATACGGAATGTGGAAGACGGGAAGGTGCTGGCGCGCCATGACGGGCTGATGTATTACACCTACGGGCAGCGTTCCGGCCTCGGCATTGGTGGGATCGGAACCGGGGAGCCTTGGTTTGTAGCGGAAAAGGACCTAAAGAAGAATATCCTTTATGTCGCCCAAGGGGAGAACCATCCCGCCCTCTATGCCACATCCTTAACGGCGGAAGAGGTAAACTGGGTGGCCGGGTCACCCCCAGCCCGCCGATTTCAATGCACGGCGAAGTTTCGTTATCGGCAGCCGGATCAGGAGGTTGAGGTTAGGGTTGAAGAGGCGGGCCGTGTACATCTCCGCTTTCTCCAGCCCCAAAAGGCCATTACTCCCGGTCAGGCGGTGGTCTTTTATGACGGGGAGGTTTGCCTGGGAGGGGGGCTGATCGATACGGTGGAACGGCCTTATTTTCGTGAACGCCCCCTTTTTCAAACCGTAGAAAAGCTTCCAATATAG
- the nagB gene encoding glucosamine-6-phosphate deaminase → MKWRIVNHYAELSRLAAEMVAEQVRNKPTSVLGLATGSTPIGMYGELSEMVRRGEISLKGVTTFNLDEYIGLTPDHPQSYHYYMNEHLFSKVDLLPENRHIPYAEKGEFSDEECKACEEYDRLIEERGGIDLQILGIGHNGHIGFNEPSLSLEVGTHVVALTEETREANARFFRSIEEVPTHAITMGVGSIMKAKRILLLVSGADKKEVLARLYAEGVTTELPASLLHLHPDVTVIADQEAAGWLPVEEIVKEET, encoded by the coding sequence ATGAAGTGGAGAATTGTAAATCATTATGCTGAGCTCAGCCGCCTGGCAGCGGAGATGGTGGCGGAACAGGTGCGGAATAAGCCGACCTCTGTTTTAGGGCTGGCCACCGGGAGTACACCGATCGGAATGTACGGAGAGTTGTCGGAGATGGTGAGGCGGGGGGAGATCTCTTTAAAAGGAGTAACCACCTTTAACCTGGATGAATATATCGGCCTCACCCCGGATCATCCCCAGAGTTATCATTACTATATGAACGAGCACCTCTTCAGCAAAGTGGATCTCCTTCCTGAAAACAGGCATATTCCCTATGCCGAAAAAGGAGAGTTCTCCGACGAGGAGTGTAAGGCGTGCGAGGAATATGACCGGCTCATTGAAGAACGGGGTGGGATTGATCTCCAAATTCTTGGGATAGGTCATAACGGCCATATTGGATTTAATGAACCTTCCCTATCCCTTGAGGTGGGGACCCACGTGGTGGCTTTAACGGAGGAAACCCGGGAGGCGAATGCCCGTTTCTTTCGGAGTATCGAAGAGGTGCCCACGCATGCCATCACCATGGGAGTAGGGTCGATTATGAAGGCGAAGCGGATTCTCCTCCTTGTGAGCGGTGCCGATAAAAAAGAGGTTTTGGCACGCCTGTACGCTGAAGGGGTTACCACGGAACTTCCGGCCTCCCTCCTACACCTCCATCCGGATGTAACCGTGATCGCCGATCAAGAAGCGGCCGGATGGTTGCCGGTAGAGGAAATCGTAAAAGAAGAAACGTAA
- the nagA gene encoding N-acetylglucosamine-6-phosphate deacetylase — MKRKRFIKGVSIYTEDGWIENGYIEMNGGEIGGLGRMEESPAVSPEWERLDLSGKGLKAIPGFIDLHIHGAGGADVMDATEEALNRIAGTLPREGTTSFLATTITEAPERIERAVMNIGRYVEKGKRVVGNDEGEMEGGRAEILGIHLEGPFLSRKHAGAQPVESILPGDLALFQHWQEISGHLIRLVTLAPEEEGVLSLIRYLHETGVISSIGHTDATLEQVRRGVEAGATHVTHLFNAMRGMHHREPGTAGAALLMNQLMVELIADGIHVHPEVVALTYRMKGKEGITLITDAMRAKCLGNGKYELGGQEVFVADGKATLADGTLAGSVLTMDKGVRNMMRFSGCTLEEAIRMASYNPAKELHLLHRKGSLAVGKDADILLLNEENELVFTFCRGRLAYSLSSVVR; from the coding sequence TTGAAACGAAAGCGTTTCATTAAAGGGGTCTCCATCTATACGGAGGACGGTTGGATTGAAAACGGTTATATTGAGATGAACGGTGGAGAGATCGGCGGTTTAGGAAGAATGGAAGAAAGCCCCGCTGTTTCACCGGAATGGGAACGGCTTGATTTGAGCGGAAAGGGATTGAAGGCTATTCCTGGATTTATCGACCTCCACATTCATGGAGCAGGGGGAGCCGATGTGATGGATGCCACGGAAGAGGCGCTTAACCGCATCGCGGGTACTCTCCCCCGGGAAGGTACGACCTCTTTCCTTGCCACCACGATTACGGAGGCTCCGGAGCGGATTGAACGAGCGGTGATGAATATAGGCCGTTATGTGGAGAAGGGGAAGAGGGTGGTGGGGAATGACGAAGGGGAGATGGAAGGTGGACGGGCTGAAATCCTGGGGATTCATCTGGAAGGGCCGTTTCTTTCCAGGAAGCATGCAGGGGCCCAACCTGTCGAATCGATCCTGCCCGGGGATCTCGCTCTCTTTCAACACTGGCAGGAAATATCGGGACATTTGATTCGACTGGTCACCTTAGCCCCGGAAGAAGAGGGGGTGCTTTCCCTGATCCGCTATCTCCATGAGACGGGAGTCATTTCCTCGATCGGACATACGGACGCCACGTTGGAACAGGTACGACGGGGAGTGGAAGCCGGGGCGACCCATGTGACCCATCTCTTTAACGCCATGCGGGGAATGCACCACCGGGAACCGGGAACCGCCGGAGCGGCTCTCCTCATGAATCAACTGATGGTGGAACTGATCGCAGATGGAATTCATGTCCATCCGGAAGTGGTCGCCCTTACCTATCGAATGAAAGGGAAAGAGGGGATAACCTTGATTACCGATGCGATGCGGGCCAAATGCCTGGGAAACGGGAAATATGAGTTAGGGGGGCAGGAGGTCTTCGTTGCGGATGGAAAGGCTACTTTGGCGGACGGCACCCTCGCAGGAAGCGTTCTCACCATGGATAAAGGGGTACGGAACATGATGCGTTTTTCGGGCTGCACCCTTGAGGAGGCGATCCGGATGGCGAGCTACAATCCTGCGAAGGAGCTTCATCTCCTTCACCGGAAGGGAAGTCTCGCCGTGGGGAAGGACGCCGATATCCTCCTCTTAAATGAGGAGAACGAACTCGTTTTTACCTTTTGCAGAGGTAGGCTGGCCTATTCGCTATCGTCGGTTGTCCGCTGA
- a CDS encoding Gfo/Idh/MocA family protein gives MVRIGVVGIGNIAQKAYLPILGKMEGVELHLVTRNEETLRKIGDQYRIKNRYRTVEEILTLPLDGVFVHTATESHPSIVSTLLHHGFHVYVDKPLAYTYQEAERLVRLAEKMNRILMVGFNRRFAPMVRDLKAMKGPKLLLMEKNRSSLPGEIRTFLFDDFIHVADTLRFLLQEPILNFHVHTRREGELLYHIALHLISKHHHAIGIMNRDNGVAEEKIEVMSPGWKREIRNLNEGTDYRDGKEIRLSFGDWDPILYRRGFTDIITHFIEAIQGKRTIDPSAQDALETHLLLEKVIEHITGEEMERRGV, from the coding sequence ATGGTACGGATCGGAGTGGTAGGAATCGGAAACATCGCCCAAAAGGCGTACCTTCCCATCTTGGGAAAGATGGAAGGGGTAGAGCTTCACTTGGTTACCCGCAATGAAGAAACGTTGCGTAAAATAGGCGATCAATACCGGATCAAAAACAGGTATCGAACGGTGGAGGAGATTCTCACCCTTCCCTTGGATGGCGTCTTCGTACATACGGCTACCGAATCCCATCCATCCATCGTCTCCACGTTGCTCCACCATGGATTTCACGTCTACGTGGATAAACCCCTTGCTTACACCTACCAAGAGGCGGAGAGGCTGGTCCGCCTGGCGGAAAAGATGAATCGAATCCTCATGGTAGGGTTTAACCGGCGTTTTGCTCCGATGGTGAGGGATCTTAAAGCGATGAAGGGGCCAAAACTCCTGCTCATGGAGAAAAACCGCTCCTCCCTCCCCGGCGAGATACGCACTTTCCTCTTCGACGATTTTATCCACGTCGCGGATACCCTGCGTTTCTTATTGCAAGAGCCGATCTTGAATTTCCATGTCCATACCCGTAGAGAGGGGGAACTCCTCTATCATATCGCCCTTCATCTCATCAGCAAGCATCATCACGCCATCGGCATAATGAACCGGGATAACGGCGTTGCGGAAGAAAAAATCGAAGTGATGAGTCCCGGTTGGAAACGGGAGATCCGAAACCTGAATGAGGGAACCGACTATCGGGACGGTAAAGAGATTCGCCTATCTTTTGGGGATTGGGATCCTATCCTCTATCGAAGGGGTTTTACCGACATCATCACCCACTTTATCGAGGCGATCCAGGGAAAAAGAACGATCGATCCCTCTGCCCAGGATGCTTTGGAGACCCACCTTCTCCTCGAAAAGGTGATCGAACACATCACGGGGGAAGAAATGGAAAGAAGAGGCGTTTAA
- a CDS encoding PEP phosphonomutase yields the protein MKKTGVQKEWKKVTKRILDCRASDFSAMTGQDLKRSIQAAEGRTLLAEVISAVPPLYPGVTNAEVAAAFGADLILLNFFDFFHPGIEGLEGVEPERVIFRLKEMIGRPVGVNLEPVDPDAKPLESLLSLPEGRMASEKSLERAKELGVDFICLTGNPKTGVTNGEIAKAIRKARRILGKDSLIIAGKMHGAGVEGETGAEILSRNVLEEFIEAGADVVLLPSPGTVPGITLEKASKWVEWVHEGGALAMLATGTSQEGSDSETIREIAIMSKMAGADLYHIGDAGFAGIAVPENIKTYSIAIRGIRHTYLRMAASPLR from the coding sequence ATGAAAAAGACGGGTGTCCAAAAGGAGTGGAAAAAGGTGACGAAACGAATTTTAGATTGTCGGGCCAGTGATTTTTCCGCCATGACAGGGCAGGATTTGAAACGTTCCATTCAGGCTGCGGAGGGAAGGACGCTTTTGGCCGAGGTGATTTCTGCCGTTCCCCCCCTTTATCCTGGTGTAACCAATGCAGAAGTGGCGGCGGCATTTGGGGCGGATCTTATTCTTCTTAATTTCTTCGACTTCTTTCATCCCGGAATCGAGGGTCTGGAAGGGGTGGAGCCGGAAAGGGTGATTTTCCGTTTAAAAGAGATGATTGGGCGTCCGGTCGGGGTCAACTTGGAGCCGGTTGATCCCGATGCGAAGCCGTTAGAATCCCTTCTCTCCCTCCCCGAGGGGAGAATGGCGAGTGAAAAGTCTCTGGAAAGGGCGAAAGAACTCGGGGTAGATTTTATTTGTCTTACCGGAAATCCTAAGACCGGCGTGACCAATGGGGAGATTGCGAAAGCCATAAGGAAGGCTCGCCGTATCCTAGGAAAAGATTCCCTGATTATCGCAGGAAAGATGCACGGGGCAGGTGTAGAGGGAGAAACGGGAGCGGAGATTCTATCACGCAACGTGCTGGAAGAGTTTATAGAGGCAGGTGCCGATGTGGTTCTCCTTCCTTCGCCGGGTACGGTTCCAGGCATCACCCTGGAGAAGGCGTCGAAGTGGGTAGAATGGGTTCATGAGGGCGGAGCCTTGGCGATGCTGGCCACCGGGACGAGTCAGGAAGGCTCCGATTCGGAGACGATTCGTGAGATCGCCATCATGAGTAAGATGGCTGGAGCAGACCTTTATCATATCGGTGATGCGGGATTTGCCGGAATTGCCGTTCCGGAGAACATCAAGACATACTCGATTGCCATCCGAGGCATCCGTCATACGTATCTGCGCATGGCCGCTTCTCCACTGAGATAA
- a CDS encoding Cof-type HAD-IIB family hydrolase, with protein sequence MYRLIATDMDGTLLHTDGKPSQDTLEAFHWLKGKGVKIVVATGRVISAILPLLHPFVPDRILTSNGAVIYAGEGEPLWFQGISPRTALRLINHLEEGGSRVSYYEVFGHDGTIYTERKLEKATLAKRRILKKGEMKGWIEDGRITPVKFFIAVKPEDREAFHSSLEDRVRGEPVHLTFSGNDNVEVVAEGVSKSSALERVCREWGISMEEVIAFGDSGNDVEMIERVGLGVAMGNGVEKVKKVSRLITSTNDEDGILPVLHRYFRLDR encoded by the coding sequence ATGTACCGGCTGATTGCCACAGATATGGATGGGACGCTGCTCCACACGGACGGTAAGCCTTCCCAGGATACGCTAGAAGCGTTTCATTGGCTGAAAGGGAAAGGGGTTAAGATCGTGGTGGCGACTGGGCGGGTTATTTCGGCCATTCTGCCCCTTCTTCATCCCTTCGTGCCCGATCGGATCCTCACCAGCAACGGGGCGGTCATCTATGCCGGGGAAGGGGAACCGCTTTGGTTTCAAGGAATCTCCCCTCGAACCGCGCTAAGGCTGATCAACCATTTGGAAGAAGGAGGATCAAGGGTCTCGTATTATGAAGTTTTTGGCCATGATGGGACCATTTATACGGAGCGCAAGTTGGAAAAGGCGACCCTGGCGAAGCGCCGAATTTTAAAAAAAGGGGAGATGAAGGGGTGGATCGAAGATGGGAGGATCACCCCTGTTAAGTTCTTCATCGCCGTAAAGCCGGAAGACCGGGAAGCGTTTCACTCCTCCCTGGAAGATAGGGTACGGGGGGAGCCGGTTCATCTCACCTTTTCGGGAAACGACAATGTGGAAGTGGTGGCGGAAGGCGTATCCAAATCCAGCGCCTTAGAGAGGGTGTGCAGGGAATGGGGGATTTCCATGGAAGAGGTGATCGCCTTTGGTGACAGCGGAAACGATGTGGAGATGATTGAACGGGTGGGACTTGGAGTGGCCATGGGAAACGGGGTGGAGAAGGTAAAGAAGGTGAGTCGGCTCATCACTTCCACCAATGATGAAGATGGCATTCTTCCTGTTTTACATCGGTATTTTAGACTGGATCGATAA
- a CDS encoding PTS sugar transporter subunit IIA: MFGKWFEKKKEIQILSPMTGEKVAITEVPDPTFNEKMIGDGAAILPSSGEVLSPAEGEVIQVFPTMHALGIRTLSGLEILIHVGLETVALKGEGFQALVKAGEKVKAGTPLLRFDLKKIEEKANPISPIVITNMDWVEKLEILPHKPLKAGETPLMRITLK; this comes from the coding sequence ATGTTTGGAAAATGGTTTGAAAAAAAGAAGGAAATTCAGATTCTCTCGCCGATGACTGGGGAGAAAGTGGCCATTACGGAGGTTCCCGACCCCACCTTTAATGAAAAGATGATTGGTGACGGTGCAGCCATCTTGCCCTCATCAGGGGAGGTTCTCTCTCCGGCGGAGGGTGAGGTGATACAGGTTTTCCCCACGATGCATGCCCTGGGAATACGCACCCTCTCGGGACTTGAGATTTTAATCCACGTGGGCCTTGAGACCGTCGCCCTAAAAGGGGAAGGGTTCCAAGCTCTGGTAAAGGCGGGAGAGAAGGTGAAGGCCGGTACCCCACTCCTGCGATTTGATCTGAAAAAAATAGAGGAGAAGGCGAATCCCATCTCTCCAATTGTGATCACCAACATGGATTGGGTAGAAAAGTTGGAAATTCTTCCCCACAAACCCCTTAAAGCCGGAGAAACCCCTCTCATGCGCATCACCCTAAAATAA